AGGCATATAAGTTACATCCTCTCGGCTGGACCATATTTCACTTACCACTTCCGGCTTGTTCTTGTACTGTCCCTCACTAGCCGCATAGAACTGCATGGTGGCATATACAACAGCCCTTTCTTCCTGCTCAGTCTGTGATAGTTCATTGACTTGAGCGTTGGATACGCTGTATCCAGCAAATAACAATGCGAGCACAATCAATAGATTAGTTATTTTTATCATTTCACTCTCCTTGAAATAAATATCATAAAAGTGTAGCACAGGCTAAAGAATTACTCACTATAAATTTTCGTGTATAAAATTTCGAGTTAGCTAGCCCCATCAGTGTTATACTATTCATACTAAATTAACAAGGCGGAGGTCTTGTATGAATTGTATGAAACTAGTTATTGTATTTGTCTTTGCTGCAACCGGAATAATATTTTCTGCTGATACGTATGCTGAAAAGATTTCAGGTGTTGATATCCCCCTTAGTGCTGATTTGCCAAATGGTGTTTATTGCGAGATTAATGATGTAATACTGATTGCACAGGACAAAGATAATTGCAGTACAGCAGGCGGTGAGGTAATTAAGGTAGAAAATAATAAGGCTAAAGATTCTAAATAATCAGTTTGTAGAGGGTGCGATATGAGGATTTTATCACACACAGCCATAGTAATAGTATTTACTATATTCTTATTAGCTGGTGCGAGTGCAGAACAACAATCCACTCCCAAGTATCTACCTGAAGGTGGGGTAGATGGGGCTGCTATGATCGGTGCTCCCCCAGCTGTTGGATCGCCCGAGTTTGAAACTCAGATGGCAATTGTGTTGTGGCTTCAACAAACACGTACCCCTGAACAGGTTATATTTGTAGAAACCACACTTAATTTAAATAGATTTGCCCCTATAATTGGCGCTGAGCTGTTGGATGTTGACGGAACAGTGCTGAGGCAGACACTGGCAGCTATTATCAATGAAGTAAGAACTGACTACGACGCAATAAAGGCGAGATATGATCTTCCTAGACCCTTTGTGGTAAATGATAAAGTAAAGCCCGCAATAAATGCACGAGCAGTTGCAAGCTATCCAAGTGGGCACGCTATAAGAGCTGTTGTGTATGCAAGGATATTGGGCGTGATATTCCCTGAAAAAAAGGATGATCTTATGGAGCTTGCGCTTCAGATAGGATATGGACGAGTTATAGCCGGGGTGCATTACCCCATAGATGTTATAGCAGGGCAGGTGCTTGGGAAGTTATATGCAGATGTAATTGTAGAAAGCGACACATTTAATGAGGCAATCACGAAAATACGCCCTCAATAATATTTCGTTTGCAACTTTAGAGTCAGCTTATTGATTATTCTTTCTTATAACCTTTGCAATATCCGTCTTCACCGCATTCTTTACTATTAACAAAGCTCCAGTTCTCTCCTGAGCATGAACTAGGAGAGGATGGATACATGCAGCCTGGAGAGTCTCCAAAGAACATTTGGCAGCATCCAGAGGCCATTGTTTGCCCGCTAGGCGGTTCATAGCCTTCGCAAAAGCCGCTATCTGTATCACACTCACTTCCCGGGAAGAATTTTTTGCCAGGG
The genomic region above belongs to Thermodesulfobacteriota bacterium and contains:
- a CDS encoding phosphatase PAP2 family protein, giving the protein MRILSHTAIVIVFTIFLLAGASAEQQSTPKYLPEGGVDGAAMIGAPPAVGSPEFETQMAIVLWLQQTRTPEQVIFVETTLNLNRFAPIIGAELLDVDGTVLRQTLAAIINEVRTDYDAIKARYDLPRPFVVNDKVKPAINARAVASYPSGHAIRAVVYARILGVIFPEKKDDLMELALQIGYGRVIAGVHYPIDVIAGQVLGKLYADVIVESDTFNEAITKIRPQ